From Phycodurus eques isolate BA_2022a chromosome 20, UOR_Pequ_1.1, whole genome shotgun sequence, a single genomic window includes:
- the chtopa gene encoding chromatin target of PRMT1a, with product MQHSLSLQQSTIKMSAASSQKVVLKSTTKVSLNERFTNMLKNKQPTAVSIRATMQQQHMASARNRRLAQQMENRPSVQAALSHKQSLKQRLGKSNIQARLGRPVGMGMRGGPVGGRGGMRGMTRGLRGRGRGGMMRGALSLRGKRMSPGFPMRGRGSAGRMAMRRGGRQRAGFPGRGGAMGRGAPRGGVSRGRGGLRGRGSFAGRRGRGRGVGRPSMTREQLDNQLDAYMSKTKGHLDAELDAYMAQADADSME from the exons ATGCAACATTCATT GAGCCTGCAACAGAGTACAATCAAAATGAGTGCTGCATCTTCTCAAAAAGTTGTCCTGAAGAGCACCACAAAAGTGTCCCTGAATGAGCG CTTCACTAACATGCTGAAGAACAAGCAGCCCACTGCGGTTAGCATTCGAGCCACCATGCAACAACAGCATATGGCTAGTGCACGCAATCGCCGCCTGGCCCAGCAGATGGAGAATCGCCCCTCGGTGCAAGCTGCTCTGAGTCACAAACAG AGCCTGAAGCAACGATTGGGGAAGAGCAACATCCAAGCCAGGTTGGGTCGGCCAGTTGGCATGGGAATGCGTGGAGGTCCTGTCGGTGGCAGAGGAGGAATGCGTGGGATGACCAGAGGACTTCGCGGAAGAGGCAGAGGAGGAATGATGAGAGGTGCTCTTTCCCTGAGAG GAAAGCGAATGTCTCCGGGTTTCCCCATGCGAGGCCGTGGCTCTGCTGGTCGAATGGCAATGCGTAGAGGAGGCCGCCAACGTGCAGGATTTCCTGGCCGAGGGGGGGCTATGGGGAGAGGAGCACCCCGTGGAGGAGTATCCAGAG GGCGCGGTGGTCTCCGTGGACGCGGCAGTTTTGCTGGCAGACGTGGCCGTGGCAGAGGTGTTGGCCGACCTTCCATGACCCGTGAGCAACTGGACAACCAGCTGGATGCTTACATGTCAAAGACCAAAGGTCACCTAGATGCTGAACTGGATGCCTACATGGCCCAGGCAGACGCAGATAGTATGGAGTGA